Genomic window (Ruminococcus flavefaciens AE3010):
CAAATACTACCATTCCCGCAACCATTGACTCCGACGACAGATTGGAAATGTCGTAAGCCTCGATATATCGGGGCGGCTTGGCAAGCCCCAGACTTTGTCCCAGCTGCTCCAGAGCAATGACCTCTTTGCCTGTGCGGTCGTTTTTTATTGCGGCATATTCCGCACTGTTATTTTTTGCAAGCTTCAGAAGCTCCAGCTGTCTGCCCTTCTGAGGCACATGGAGCTTCACCTTGCGCCCTGCCTGTCCCTCCAGCATCTCCGTAAGGAGCTCCGAGTCCTCCGGCATATGGTCAACAATGACAGAGTGCGGTATATCAGGCTTTTTATAGTAAAATTGCAGCATGAACCAGCTGAGAATGTCGTCGCCCTCATCGGGCAGCGGAAACTCAAAGACAGCCTTGTCGAAAAGTCTGTTTTCGCGGTACATGAGCACAGAAATATACAGTCCGTCATAAAATTCGGCAACGCCGATAACATCTGCGGAGTCCACGCCGCTGTTGATTATTTTCTGCTTTTCGGACGCCTTTCTGACGGCGTTTATCCTGTCGCGGAGCATAGCCGCTTTCTCAAATTCAAGGGCTTCCGCAGCTTCGTTCATCTCCGCCTCCATGCGCTCCACGGACTGTGCGCTGCCGCTCTTTATGAACTCCACAGCCTGCTCGACAGCGCTGCGGTAATCCTCGGCGCTTATCCTGCCGCGGCACACTCCCATGCACTGTTTGATGTGGTAGTTGAGACAGGGACGGCTTTTGCCGAAATCCTGCGGAAACTTACGCCTGCAGGTGGGCAGCATGAACACGCGGTTCGCCTCGTTGACGGCTTCCTTTGTGATGAATCCGCTGGTGTAGGGACCCAGATAGCGTCCGCTCTGCTTGGTGTTTTTCTCGTTGGTAATGCGGGGGTATTCCTCGTCGGAAATGCGTATATAGTGGTAGCCCTTGTCGTCTTTCAGGAGAATATTGTACTTTGGCTTGTGCTGCTTAATGAGACTGCATTCCAGCAGGAGAGCCTCATATTCGCTGTCCGTAACGATGAAGTCATAGTCATAGACATTGGACACCATTGCGGCAACTTTCGGCGTATGGTCGGGATTCTCGCGGAAGTAGCTGCTCACGCGGTTGTGGAGATTTTTCGCCTTGCCGATGTAGATTATGGAGCTATCCTTGCGGCGCATAATGTATACACCCGGGGACGCAGTCAGTTTAGCAGTTTTTTCGCGCAGATACGGCAGTCTCGGATTCATAAAATCTCCCCTTTCTCAAAAAGTAAAATGTCCCTATGAATGGGATTCCAAAGGGACTGTGTTCCTTTGGCGGAGTGACTCCCCATAAGATGGGGAGATGTCGCGTAGCGTCAGAGGGGACGTACCAGTAAGGTCAGAGGCAGCGCCTCTGGTCGCTGTTCCCAGCTTTCAGAGAACAGTGAAACTATACGAAGGCGCTCCTAACAGGAGCGACGACCCTCTGCCCTTCGGGCATCTCCCTGTACTACAGGGAGTCACCGCAAGGGTGAATTCTAAAAACAGTCCGGTGGACTGTTTTTAGAAGAGGGACGCCCTGCAAGTGAGGGCGTCCCTTTTATCAAGGCTGTCGAGGACGCCAGCCCCTACAAGGCGTATTTAACAAGCAGACGACCAATGGTCATCCCTACATTGAAATATTTCGGGCGGATAATATCCGCCCCTACTAACGGCTCTTTCTCACTTGTCTGCGGATATAGCGGAACACCTCGTCCTCGCCCTTGTCACGGAGCATTGTCAGCAGGAATTCCAGCTTCGCCGCTGTTGTCTTTTCAATAACACGCCGCGGCTTCGCTCTGAGAAAATATTCCAGCGGCATTGAGTCGTTGTAATTATCCTTGTTGTAGGTCTTTGACGCCGCAACACGGTCGCAGAACATCTCAAATATGAATATATCGGGCATTTTCACAGGTTCAAGCCTTTTCGTTTTCATGTTGTAGTCCGTCCAGTACTCGAAGTGATGGCGGTTCCTGCCCTTGTGATGCATCCAAGCCTTGGAAGCTCCGTCCACCTCACGCTCACGCTCGTTTGGACTTCTGTCTCCCTGAAAATAGCGAACTCCCGGGATAAACTCCGTAGGTGAGAATTTGGACAGGTCGTGGAGCAGTCCCCTCAGCGGTATGCCTGCCTTGACGCAGTGGATAAACACCTTGTGGCGGTGCTGGAGCACGGTCCGCAGGTGTCCGAAAAAATTCTCAATAAGCATTGGAACGCTCCTCACTGTAGCTTCCGCTTATGTCAAGCACGCTTTCTTTTTCGATGAGCTTTCCGCTGATTATGCGGCGTCCCTCCCTGTATTTCGGGTCTGCAAGCTTCTTGACCATAATTTTGACCGAGACCTCCGCCATTTTCGCAAGGTCCACCTCAACTGTCGTTATAGTCGGTATACAGATACTTGATACGGTATAATTATCGTAGCCCACCACACTTATATCCTCGGGAACGCGGACTCCCTTGGTCTTTAGCGCCGATATTACGCGGAATGCGGTCTCGTCGCAGTTGCACACGAAAGCCGTGGGCATCTCCTCGGGGAAGTCTATCTTTTCGTTGAGTATACCCTTTTCGTTACGGTCGCCGATTATCCATTCCCTGCGGAATTCCAGCTCATTTTCCATTATGCACTTGACATATCCGAGATAGCGGTCGTTGATGCTGCTGGTGGCGTTGAGAGTACCGAAAAAGCCGATTTTGCGGTGTCCCTTTGACACGAGGTAGTCGGTGAGGATATATCCGCCGTTGAAGCTGTCGGAAATTACGGAATCGATATCGTATCTGTTGTCGTAGAAGTCCACGAACATCAGCGGCATGGTCAGCTTGCTGAGACATTTTATGTAGCTCCTGTGGACCTGTCCGATGACGATAACGCCGTCCACCTTTCCCTCTGCCACCATATTCGGCAGTATGCCGTTGGTCTCGCTGTCTGCCGTAACGCACTCATAAACGGTACATACGTTATGCTGCGAGAGCTGATTTGAAATGCTGGCAGTAAGCTCCCAGTAGAACGTACCTCTTGCACCGACAAAGCGCTCGGAGGTAAGGATACCAACATTTTTGCTCACCTTTGACATTGAAAGGCGCTTTCTTTCGCTTTTGGTATTTGATGGCTTATAGCCCATTTTTTCCGCTGTTTCACATATGCGTTTTCTCATCTGCTCGCTGACTCCGTCACGTCCCGCAAGAGCATTGGACACTGTTACCACGCTTACGCCCAGCTTTGCGGCGATGTCCAGCATTTTAACTCCGTTTTTCATATGTCACCTCTTTTAAGTATTCGACGCTGCTGCAATTTAGCTGATAATACTGTAAGTTCTGAGTTTTTGCCTTAAATTAACAAGATATATTATATCATGTTTTAAGTAAAAAATAAAGATATTTTTTGAATTTTGTTAAAGCCATACAATGAGCAGTACGATTTTTGTGCATATAAACAAGAGCCGAAAAGTCGGATAAAACTAAGAAAGGGATTCCAAAGGGACTGTGTTCCTTTGGCGGAGTGACTCCCCATAAGATGGGGAGATGTCGCGTAGCGTCAGAGGGGACGTACCAGTAAGGTCAGAGGCAGCGCCTCTGGTCGCTGTTCAAAGTTTTCAGAGAACAGCGAAATAATACGAAGGCGCTTCGCAAGGAGTGAATCAAAAAACAGTCCGGTGGACTGTTTTTGAGAGGGTGACTCCCCACGGTGTGGGGAGATGTCGCGTAGCGACAGAGGGGACGGGCACGATTAGTGCCGCCTTGCAAGTGAAGGCATCCCCTATTAAAATCGCGTTATTTCTTATCCTTATTACCGCCATATTGGTGCAGGAACGGGTATACCTCATCATAGGAAGCTCTCTCGATACTGTCCTCTGCGGAATAAGGGGTAAGTCCCGTCGTATTGCCCCATGAAGCCGACGGGCAGATATACTCCTCGTCGTCTTCGGGATCGGGAACGGGTATCTTTTTCTTGTTTTTGCTCATAAAAAATCATCTCCCACAGCTATTATCTGCGGGAGATGAACTATTATTCATTATTCTTCTGGAGAATCGTTCACCGTCCGGGTGATATCGGGCTTTCCGCCCTCCTCCTTGTCAGGAGCTCCGATCTTTGCATCGGGCTCGTATTTAAGTATGATCTCCTTGACCTTCTCGTCACGGGTAAGTCCGTAGGTCATTTTCAGAGCCTTCAGCGCATTGGGGATATCCTGATCAATGAGATAATTCGCAGAAAGCTGAGCCGCTACAGAGACAACGTCCTCATTGGGACCGAACTCAAAGTCATACTTCTTCATGACCTCGGCGATCTCCTCCTGAGTGGGCTGCTTGATAGGGCTGCCCTTGCGGTTTGCGATATCTCTCAGTTCATATGGAATGGCAGGATGCGGTGCAAAGAGAAGACTTGCTGTAAGGAAAGCCACAGCGTCATCAAACTCGCCCATATCCGTCAGGATATAGCCTACATTGGCGTAAACTCGCGCAATAGCCGCAGGTGAGGAAGCGCATTTAAGAGTATCTCTTGATGTTTCAAGGGTCATTCTCTTGTTTTTCAGAAGCTTATACACCTCAGCAAGCTCGAATCTGGGTCCGCAGTCCACGGGGTTGTACTCGATGGCGTCCTCAAGAACGGG
Coding sequences:
- a CDS encoding DUF5662 family protein is translated as MLIENFFGHLRTVLQHRHKVFIHCVKAGIPLRGLLHDLSKFSPTEFIPGVRYFQGDRSPNEREREVDGASKAWMHHKGRNRHHFEYWTDYNMKTKRLEPVKMPDIFIFEMFCDRVAASKTYNKDNYNDSMPLEYFLRAKPRRVIEKTTAAKLEFLLTMLRDKGEDEVFRYIRRQVRKSR
- a CDS encoding LacI family DNA-binding transcriptional regulator, which translates into the protein MKNGVKMLDIAAKLGVSVVTVSNALAGRDGVSEQMRKRICETAEKMGYKPSNTKSERKRLSMSKVSKNVGILTSERFVGARGTFYWELTASISNQLSQHNVCTVYECVTADSETNGILPNMVAEGKVDGVIVIGQVHRSYIKCLSKLTMPLMFVDFYDNRYDIDSVISDSFNGGYILTDYLVSKGHRKIGFFGTLNATSSINDRYLGYVKCIMENELEFRREWIIGDRNEKGILNEKIDFPEEMPTAFVCNCDETAFRVISALKTKGVRVPEDISVVGYDNYTVSSICIPTITTVEVDLAKMAEVSVKIMVKKLADPKYREGRRIISGKLIEKESVLDISGSYSEERSNAY
- the uvrC gene encoding excinuclease ABC subunit UvrC — translated: MNPRLPYLREKTAKLTASPGVYIMRRKDSSIIYIGKAKNLHNRVSSYFRENPDHTPKVAAMVSNVYDYDFIVTDSEYEALLLECSLIKQHKPKYNILLKDDKGYHYIRISDEEYPRITNEKNTKQSGRYLGPYTSGFITKEAVNEANRVFMLPTCRRKFPQDFGKSRPCLNYHIKQCMGVCRGRISAEDYRSAVEQAVEFIKSGSAQSVERMEAEMNEAAEALEFEKAAMLRDRINAVRKASEKQKIINSGVDSADVIGVAEFYDGLYISVLMYRENRLFDKAVFEFPLPDEGDDILSWFMLQFYYKKPDIPHSVIVDHMPEDSELLTEMLEGQAGRKVKLHVPQKGRQLELLKLAKNNSAEYAAIKNDRTGKEVIALEQLGQSLGLAKPPRYIEAYDISNLSSESMVAGMVVFEDGRPLKKAYKRFTVKEQELQNDYGSMREVLKRRLMHIVTGEGDEFFTRTPDLILLDGGKGHVNAVAPLLRELGLDIPLFGMVKDDKHRTRAIATGGREIQINSLRSVFDLVTRIQDEVHRYSVSFMHSKHKKKTYSSELLKVRGIGEKKAAKLFMRYKTIAKLREASPEELAAAAGVNMETAQELWRAVREM